TAGAACTTTGTATTAAGAAATTTGAATAACAATTGAATAAACATAATTTTTAAATGAAGCTAAGAACTGAAAATCTGGTTAAGAAATATAGAAACCGAATAGTTGTAAATAACGTATCTATTGAGGTTGAGCAGGGCGAAATTGTAGGTTTATTAGGGCCAAACGGAGCAGGGAAAACTACATCCTTTTATATGATTGTCGGATTGATACAACCCAACTCAGGGAAAATATATTTTGATGATATTGATATTACTAAAGAGCCAGTTTATAAAAGAGCTAAAAAAGGTATCGGGTATTTGTCGCAGGAAGCTTCTGTGTTTCGCAGATTAAGCGTTGAAGATAATATAAAAGCTGTTTTGGAGATGTCAAACTTTTCAAAAGCCGAACAACGCGAACGTTTAGAATCAGTTTTAACCGAATTTGGATTAACTTATATAAGAAAAAGCCTTGGAATACAATTATCAGGTGGGGAAAGAAGAAGAACAGAGATAGCAAGATCTTTGGCTATTGACCCTAAATTTATTTTATTAGACGAGCCTTTTGCAGGTGTTGACCCTATTGCAGTGGAAGATATACAAGAAATTGTTA
This Bacteroidales bacterium DNA region includes the following protein-coding sequences:
- the lptB gene encoding LPS export ABC transporter ATP-binding protein; the protein is MKLRTENLVKKYRNRIVVNNVSIEVEQGEIVGLLGPNGAGKTTSFYMIVGLIQPNSGKIYFDDIDITKEPVYKRAKKGIGYLSQEASVFRRLSVEDNIKAVLEMSNFSKAEQRERLESVLTEFGLTYIRKSLGIQLSGGERRRTEIARSLAIDPKFILLDEPFAGVDPIAVEDIQEIVSKLKEKNIGILITDHNVHETLSITDRAYLLFEGSMLKAGTAKELSEDEQVRRVYLGQKFELR